In Candidatus Methylomirabilota bacterium, the following proteins share a genomic window:
- a CDS encoding DUF1116 domain-containing protein → MLIDCGPARTVMGLTGRTVLHAGPPLAWDSACETVKAAVLCAIRYEGWAPDDAEALDLLAKGNVEIAPCHAAGAAGPMTGMVTPSMPVFLVEERQSGGRAFATVNEGLGKVLRFGANDPSVIERLRWIEGEAGPLLGAAIRVSGGIDLRALMAQALRMGDEMHQRNVAASSLLARLLMPQLARAARDAQALVRVTEFMATNDQFFLNLAMAAAKASADPCLDVAGSTVVATMARNGTDFGIRVAGLGNRWFTAPVNTPQGLYFPGFEPEDANPDIGDSAIIETIGLGGFAMAASPAVAAFVGAGGFRQAVAVTEEMAEICVGEHPRFRIPALDDRGCPVGIDVRKVVETGITPLINTGIAGRKPGTGQIGAGVVRAPLACFEEALEALAAAR, encoded by the coding sequence ATGCTCATCGACTGCGGGCCGGCCCGCACCGTGATGGGGCTCACCGGCCGCACCGTACTCCACGCCGGTCCTCCGCTCGCCTGGGACAGCGCCTGCGAGACCGTGAAGGCCGCTGTCCTCTGCGCCATCCGCTACGAGGGCTGGGCGCCCGACGACGCCGAGGCGCTCGATCTTCTCGCCAAGGGCAACGTGGAGATCGCCCCCTGCCACGCGGCGGGGGCGGCGGGGCCCATGACGGGCATGGTCACGCCCTCCATGCCCGTCTTCCTCGTGGAGGAGCGCCAGTCCGGCGGCCGCGCCTTCGCCACGGTCAACGAAGGGCTCGGCAAGGTCCTGCGCTTCGGCGCCAACGACCCGAGCGTCATCGAGCGCCTGCGCTGGATCGAGGGCGAGGCGGGGCCGCTCCTGGGCGCGGCCATCCGCGTCAGCGGCGGCATCGATCTTCGCGCGCTCATGGCCCAGGCCCTCCGCATGGGTGACGAGATGCACCAGCGAAACGTCGCCGCCTCCTCGCTCCTCGCGCGCCTGCTCATGCCTCAGCTGGCCCGGGCGGCGAGAGACGCACAGGCCCTCGTCCGCGTGACCGAGTTCATGGCGACCAATGACCAGTTCTTCCTCAATCTCGCCATGGCCGCCGCCAAGGCCTCGGCTGATCCGTGTCTCGATGTCGCGGGCTCCACCGTGGTGGCGACCATGGCCCGCAATGGCACGGACTTCGGCATACGCGTGGCGGGGCTCGGCAACCGCTGGTTCACCGCGCCCGTCAACACGCCGCAGGGCCTCTACTTTCCGGGGTTCGAACCCGAGGACGCCAATCCCGATATCGGCGACAGCGCCATCATCGAGACCATAGGGCTCGGCGGCTTCGCCATGGCCGCCTCGCCCGCCGTCGCTGCCTTCGTGGGCGCCGGCGGCTTCAGACAGGCCGTCGCGGTCACGGAGGAGATGGCGGAGATCTGCGTGGGCGAGCACCCGCGCTTCCGCATCCCCGCCCTCGACGATCGCGGCTGTCCCGTCGGTATCGACGTGCGGAAGGTCGTGGAGACCGGCATCACGCCCCTCATCAATACGGGCATCGCGGGGCGCAAGCCCGGGACCGGCCAGATCGGCGCCGGCGTGGTGCGCGCGCCTCTCGCCTGCTTCGAGGAGGCCCTCGAGGCGCTCGCGGCGGCGCGCTGA
- a CDS encoding fdrA domain protein: MIRDVFAQEIRVINCGLESFAEELEQIGVSVIHVQWSPPAGGDPRKAALLAVLEDDT, encoded by the coding sequence ATGATCCGCGACGTCTTCGCCCAGGAGATTCGCGTGATCAACTGCGGGCTCGAGAGCTTCGCGGAGGAGCTCGAGCAGATCGGGGTCTCGGTGATTCACGTCCAGTGGTCTCCTCCGGCGGGCGGCGATCCGCGCAAGGCGGCCCTGCTCGCCGTTCTCGAGGACGACACGTGA
- the fdrA gene encoding acyl-CoA synthetase FdrA has protein sequence MTQAGLVKKSAYQDSVALLALARDLRTSAGVREVAALMGTPANHDVLRQSGLLTAEAERAGPNDLVIVVEADSESLARAALARAEELLAATERRLSAAGRVLPRTMESAHRQLPGANLALISVPGAWAAAEARKALRLGLHVMLFSDHVSVEDEVVLKRLARDRGLLLMGPDCGTAYLSGAPLGFANAVPRGRIGLVAASGTGLQQVACLLAARGEGISQAIGVGGRDMNHAVGGLMTLGALDALGDDAETELVIVIGKPPSPEIRRQVEDRLRGFGKPAVVALLGGEIGASAGEKVQMVSTLEDAAEAALAALRHEPWTARPFSGDSAAIGRRIAEARRTLGPGPRSVHGLYAGGTLAYEALLLLEPLLGPVSGNLRPRVDSVHRIVDLGADEFTLGRAHPMIDPTSRIDAITALAKDSRVAVLLLDIVLGHGAAADPAGDLLPALRAARERARQDGRALHVVASVIGTEGDPQGLSSQVAKLESAGAWVLPSNAQAARAAAAIANPEP, from the coding sequence ATGACCCAGGCGGGCCTCGTCAAGAAGAGCGCCTACCAGGATTCCGTCGCCCTCCTCGCCCTGGCGCGGGATCTCCGGACGTCCGCGGGGGTCAGAGAAGTCGCCGCCCTCATGGGCACGCCGGCCAACCACGACGTCCTGCGCCAGTCCGGACTTCTCACGGCCGAGGCGGAGAGGGCGGGTCCGAACGATCTCGTCATCGTCGTCGAAGCGGATTCGGAGAGCCTGGCCCGCGCGGCCCTCGCGCGCGCCGAAGAGCTCCTGGCCGCCACCGAGCGGCGGCTCAGCGCCGCGGGCCGCGTCCTGCCGCGCACCATGGAGAGCGCGCACCGCCAGCTCCCGGGCGCCAATCTCGCCCTGATCTCCGTGCCCGGCGCCTGGGCCGCCGCGGAGGCGCGCAAGGCGCTCCGCCTGGGACTTCACGTCATGCTCTTCAGCGACCATGTCAGCGTCGAGGACGAGGTGGTCCTCAAGCGCCTCGCCCGAGACAGGGGCCTGCTCCTCATGGGTCCCGACTGCGGCACGGCTTATCTGAGCGGCGCGCCTCTCGGCTTCGCCAATGCCGTGCCGCGCGGGCGGATCGGTCTCGTGGCGGCCTCGGGCACCGGGCTCCAGCAGGTCGCCTGCCTTCTCGCCGCCCGCGGCGAGGGCATCTCGCAGGCCATAGGCGTGGGCGGCCGTGATATGAACCATGCCGTGGGAGGGCTCATGACCTTAGGCGCGCTCGACGCGCTGGGGGACGACGCGGAGACGGAGCTCGTCATCGTGATCGGCAAGCCGCCATCACCGGAGATCCGGCGCCAGGTCGAGGACAGGCTCCGCGGCTTCGGCAAGCCGGCCGTCGTCGCCCTGCTCGGCGGCGAGATCGGCGCTTCCGCGGGCGAGAAAGTCCAAATGGTCTCCACGCTCGAGGACGCCGCGGAGGCGGCGCTCGCGGCGCTGCGACACGAGCCGTGGACGGCCCGTCCCTTCTCCGGAGACAGTGCGGCCATCGGTCGTCGGATCGCGGAGGCCCGGCGGACGCTCGGCCCCGGCCCGCGCTCGGTGCATGGGCTCTATGCCGGCGGCACGCTGGCCTACGAGGCCCTGCTCCTCCTGGAACCACTCCTGGGCCCCGTCTCCGGCAATCTCCGCCCGAGGGTGGACAGCGTGCACCGCATCGTCGACCTCGGCGCGGATGAATTCACCCTCGGGCGCGCGCATCCGATGATCGATCCAACTTCCCGCATCGACGCCATAACCGCGCTGGCCAAGGACTCCCGGGTGGCCGTCCTTCTCCTCGACATCGTGCTGGGTCATGGCGCGGCCGCCGATCCGGCCGGAGATCTCCTGCCGGCTCTGCGCGCCGCGCGAGAGCGCGCGAGGCAGGACGGACGCGCGCTGCACGTGGTGGCCAGCGTGATCGGCACCGAGGGCGATCCGCAGGGATTGTCCTCGCAGGTGGCCAAGCTCGAGAGCGCCGGCGCGTGGGTGCTGCCCTCCAATGCCCAGGCCGCCCGCGCCGCCGCCGCCATCGCAAACCCCGAGCCATGA
- a CDS encoding DUF2877 domain-containing protein, translating to MPLSAGAFDWTAAECVDLRMPPGRLDFPPNALEEAARATSSSILPAARAFERGLASLDGGAVTAAAGALIGLGEGLTPAGDDCVVGALAVLHRLRPDWLAVNSRVTDALAAAARTRTTDIARDFVLEALAGRFAEPVLAVVTAESVEAARRAAKGLARLGATSGADTLHGIRLAGRALERGSVA from the coding sequence ATGCCGCTCAGCGCCGGGGCGTTCGACTGGACGGCCGCCGAATGCGTCGACCTCCGCATGCCGCCCGGCCGTCTCGATTTCCCCCCCAACGCGCTGGAGGAAGCCGCGCGAGCAACCAGTTCGAGCATCTTGCCCGCCGCTCGAGCCTTCGAGCGCGGCCTCGCTTCTCTCGACGGCGGCGCGGTCACCGCGGCGGCGGGTGCCCTCATCGGGCTCGGCGAGGGCCTGACGCCCGCGGGAGATGACTGCGTGGTCGGAGCGCTGGCCGTCCTCCACCGGCTGAGGCCGGACTGGCTGGCCGTGAATTCTCGAGTCACGGACGCGCTCGCCGCCGCGGCACGCACTCGAACCACGGACATCGCCCGGGACTTCGTGCTGGAGGCGCTGGCCGGGCGCTTCGCCGAGCCCGTGCTGGCCGTCGTGACGGCGGAGTCCGTCGAGGCGGCAAGGCGGGCCGCCAAGGGCCTGGCTCGGTTGGGCGCCACCTCGGGAGCGGACACGCTCCATGGCATCCGCCTCGCCGGTCGCGCCCTCGAGCGCGGCAGCGTCGCATGA
- a CDS encoding ABC transporter ATP-binding protein, whose product MTALTVSGLDVSYGAVGALHDVSLEVRQGEIVSVIGGNGAGKTTLLKAIAGVLRPAAGRIAAHGHDIAGRPSWWVARRGISLVPEGRGIFGDQSVSDNLLLGAVARPGRRDEKAIRADLERALSLFPALAGRLGSPAASLSGGQQQMLAVARGLMGRPRVLLLDEPSLGLAPMLVREVFAAIERLRAEGVTILLVEQMAAQALALADRAYVLERGRITIEGPAQAVRENPAVIDAYLGRRV is encoded by the coding sequence ATGACCGCCCTCACCGTGTCCGGCCTCGACGTCTCCTACGGCGCCGTGGGCGCGCTCCACGACGTCTCCCTCGAGGTACGGCAAGGGGAAATCGTCTCGGTCATCGGAGGAAATGGCGCGGGCAAGACCACGCTGCTCAAGGCCATCGCGGGCGTCCTCCGTCCCGCCGCCGGTCGCATCGCCGCCCATGGCCACGACATCGCCGGACGGCCCTCCTGGTGGGTGGCGCGACGTGGAATCTCGCTCGTGCCCGAGGGACGCGGGATCTTCGGCGATCAGAGCGTGAGCGACAACCTCCTGCTCGGAGCCGTGGCCCGCCCGGGCCGGCGCGATGAGAAGGCCATTCGCGCCGACCTCGAGCGCGCGCTCTCGCTCTTCCCCGCTCTCGCCGGGAGGCTCGGCAGCCCGGCGGCCAGCCTGTCGGGCGGCCAGCAGCAGATGCTGGCCGTGGCGCGGGGCCTCATGGGGCGTCCGCGCGTGCTGCTCCTCGACGAGCCCTCGCTGGGCCTGGCGCCCATGCTCGTGCGCGAAGTCTTCGCCGCCATCGAGCGGCTGAGAGCGGAAGGGGTGACTATACTGCTCGTCGAGCAAATGGCCGCCCAGGCCCTGGCCCTGGCCGATCGCGCCTATGTCCTCGAGCGTGGCCGCATCACCATCGAAGGGCCCGCCCAGGCCGTGCGGGAGAATCCCGCCGTGATCGACGCGTATCTCGGACGCCGTGTATGA
- a CDS encoding branched-chain amino acid ABC transporter ATP-binding protein/permease, translating to MRERLGWIVMAGTAAAIPLLTSNTYYLYVAISIGLLTIVTSGLNVLAGFTGQTSLGHAGLYAFGAYTAALCVTRAGLNQWAAMVAAIVVTSVVGAAVAAAALRVSGPYLAMVTIAFGLIVEGVLIEWGSVTGGPGGIFNIPKPALRSHYWTVMLAAALALWLTANLRGSAWGRAFLAVKESEVAAESLGLSAYYVRIVAFTVSAAFAGAAGALFTFANGYISPDSFTLQTSILFLLALLFGGLGRIAGPVVGSLALTLLPELLTRLIDYRLILYGTLLLISIYWLPEGVVGALSKARRGRPAPTYSALASSLEASVSARTATLSPEGRGITTVPHRAEPPTNPLPQWGRGKGEGVGPLLRASDVSLSFGGVAALAEADLVVERGSIHAVIGPNGAGKTTLLNVLSGYYTPDRGNFTLEGRSLAGLQPYAVARRGVARTFQTAQLFGELSVRDNVAVGVAGPRLGSVLGALVATPVARRRESEIQSTSRAHLEAQELGGLAAQDAASLPAGLRRRLEIARALATQPILLMLDEPAAGLSPIEIGLLDRQLTELCREGGLTAILVEHHMDLVMAVSDRITVLDYGRVIADGAPQDIRRDPAVIEAYLGAAP from the coding sequence GTGAGAGAGCGGCTGGGTTGGATCGTCATGGCCGGGACGGCCGCCGCCATCCCGCTCCTCACGTCGAATACGTACTATCTCTACGTCGCCATCAGCATCGGGCTCCTGACCATCGTGACCTCGGGGCTCAATGTCCTCGCGGGCTTCACCGGGCAGACCTCGCTCGGCCATGCGGGGCTCTATGCCTTCGGCGCCTATACGGCCGCCCTGTGCGTCACCCGCGCGGGGCTCAACCAATGGGCGGCCATGGTGGCGGCCATCGTCGTCACCTCCGTCGTGGGCGCGGCCGTCGCCGCGGCGGCCCTTCGCGTGTCCGGCCCCTACCTCGCCATGGTCACCATCGCCTTCGGCCTCATCGTGGAGGGCGTGCTGATCGAGTGGGGCTCGGTGACAGGAGGCCCGGGCGGCATCTTCAATATCCCGAAGCCCGCGCTGCGCAGCCACTACTGGACGGTGATGCTCGCCGCGGCGCTCGCGCTCTGGCTCACCGCCAACCTCAGAGGCTCGGCCTGGGGGCGCGCCTTTCTTGCCGTGAAGGAGAGCGAGGTCGCGGCCGAGTCCCTGGGGCTCTCGGCCTACTATGTCCGCATCGTGGCCTTCACCGTGTCGGCCGCCTTCGCGGGAGCGGCCGGCGCTCTCTTCACGTTCGCCAACGGCTATATCTCCCCTGACAGCTTCACGCTCCAGACCTCCATCCTGTTTCTTCTCGCGCTCCTTTTCGGCGGGCTCGGCCGCATCGCCGGTCCCGTGGTGGGCAGCCTCGCCCTGACTCTGCTGCCCGAGCTGCTGACTCGGCTCATCGACTATCGCCTCATCCTCTACGGCACGCTCCTCCTGATCTCGATCTACTGGCTGCCCGAGGGCGTGGTCGGCGCCTTATCGAAGGCGCGCCGTGGGCGGCCCGCCCCTACCTATTCAGCCCTCGCCTCGTCGCTCGAGGCGAGCGTCTCGGCTCGAACGGCGACCCTCTCCCCAGAGGGGAGAGGGATCACTACGGTGCCCCACCGAGCCGAGCCACCCACTAACCCTCTCCCCCAGTGGGGGAGAGGGAAGGGTGAGGGGGTCGGTCCTCTCCTCCGAGCGAGCGACGTGAGCTTGTCCTTCGGCGGCGTGGCCGCGCTCGCCGAGGCAGATCTCGTGGTCGAGCGGGGAAGTATTCACGCCGTCATCGGCCCCAATGGCGCCGGCAAGACCACGCTTCTCAACGTGCTCTCCGGCTACTACACGCCGGATCGCGGCAACTTCACCCTCGAGGGCCGATCCCTGGCGGGGCTTCAACCCTATGCGGTCGCCCGGCGCGGAGTGGCGCGTACCTTTCAGACCGCACAGCTCTTCGGCGAGCTCAGCGTCCGGGACAATGTCGCCGTCGGCGTGGCCGGCCCGCGACTGGGCTCCGTGCTCGGCGCTCTGGTCGCGACACCGGTCGCGCGGCGGCGCGAGTCCGAGATCCAGTCGACCTCGCGCGCCCACCTCGAGGCTCAGGAGCTCGGCGGCCTCGCCGCGCAGGACGCGGCTTCCCTGCCCGCCGGGCTCAGGCGCCGGCTCGAGATCGCGCGGGCCCTGGCCACCCAGCCCATTCTGCTCATGCTCGACGAGCCCGCGGCCGGGCTCTCTCCCATCGAGATCGGTCTGCTCGATCGCCAGCTGACGGAGCTATGCCGGGAGGGCGGCCTGACCGCCATTCTCGTCGAGCACCACATGGACCTGGTGATGGCGGTATCCGATCGCATCACCGTGCTCGACTACGGCCGCGTCATCGCCGACGGCGCCCCTCAAGACATCCGGCGCGACCCCGCCGTCATCGAGGCCTATCTCGGCGCCGCCCCATGA
- a CDS encoding branched-chain amino acid ABC transporter permease: MTIQLLVTGLALGSMYGLVALGYHITWVTSRTMNFSQGHAVMAGAVGAYAGFVALGWPFPVALLIALVALAGYGALVERVAVRPFFLRASPAWLLATIAVGIIAENVAQLTFGKDARAFPSPLMQKPIMVGSVGFYPQELLVPVVGLALMGLVQLFYHRTSYGKQLKAVAWNPEAAGLLGINIPRAVMVAYALSALLAGIAGVLLAPLLNVAPQMGTIIGLKAFAVAIIGGLTSAPGIILAGLGYGLVESFVAGYVSTRAREIVGFGLVIAVLIARPWGLLGQKPSRRV, translated from the coding sequence ATGACGATCCAGCTGCTCGTCACGGGGCTGGCCCTCGGCAGCATGTACGGGCTGGTCGCCCTCGGGTACCACATCACCTGGGTGACCAGCCGGACCATGAACTTCTCCCAGGGCCACGCCGTGATGGCGGGGGCCGTGGGGGCCTACGCGGGCTTCGTCGCGCTGGGCTGGCCCTTTCCCGTGGCGCTCCTGATCGCCCTCGTCGCCCTCGCCGGCTACGGCGCCCTCGTCGAGCGCGTGGCCGTCCGTCCTTTCTTCTTGCGGGCCTCCCCGGCGTGGCTCCTTGCCACCATCGCCGTGGGCATCATCGCCGAGAACGTGGCCCAGCTGACCTTTGGCAAGGATGCCCGTGCCTTTCCCTCGCCGCTCATGCAGAAGCCGATCATGGTCGGCTCCGTGGGCTTCTACCCTCAAGAGCTCCTGGTCCCGGTGGTCGGCCTCGCCCTCATGGGGCTGGTCCAGCTCTTCTATCACCGGACGTCCTACGGCAAGCAGCTCAAGGCCGTGGCCTGGAATCCCGAGGCGGCCGGGCTCCTGGGCATCAACATCCCGCGCGCCGTCATGGTCGCCTATGCCCTCTCCGCGCTCCTCGCGGGGATCGCCGGCGTGCTCCTCGCGCCGCTCCTCAACGTGGCGCCGCAGATGGGCACCATCATCGGGCTCAAGGCCTTCGCGGTGGCCATCATCGGGGGACTGACCTCCGCGCCCGGCATCATCCTGGCCGGCCTCGGCTATGGCCTCGTGGAATCGTTCGTGGCCGGCTACGTCTCCACGCGGGCCCGCGAGATCGTGGGCTTCGGTCTCGTGATCGCGGTGCTCATCGCCCGGCCCTGGGGACTCCTGGGCCAGAAGCCCTCGAGACGGGTGTGA
- a CDS encoding ABC transporter substrate-binding protein, whose translation MRRFAVVIASLLSVVFATTGPALAQSKEPVKIGLSAAVSGGSAASGEAIKRGLQIAIDEINAKGGVLGGRKLELVIRDDEGNPQKGVTIARELVEREKVVAVFGGLHTTVALAQVPVWHELKTPYMGAWAAGTNITRNGQSPNYVFRVSANDDYVDRFLSRYAMETMKKSKPGLLLENTPWGQSNETGLTKWFGEKGIKAVGVERFNWGDPDMSPQLLRLKNAGADHIVLVANAPEGAQVLRSKAKLGWDTAMISHWGISGGRFAELTGDLSDGVVFLQTYTFFGKQNERGQYVLKMLREKHGIKEPGDVIAPVGTANAYDGLHLVALAIEQAGATDGSKVRDALESLKSEYKGLIKSYKRPFTAEQHDALTDEDYVMVVWKGGKIVPVAPR comes from the coding sequence ATGCGTCGCTTCGCCGTCGTCATCGCCTCGCTCCTGTCCGTCGTGTTCGCCACGACGGGACCGGCGCTTGCCCAGTCCAAGGAGCCGGTCAAGATCGGGCTCTCCGCCGCCGTCTCCGGCGGCTCGGCCGCCTCGGGCGAGGCCATCAAGCGCGGGCTCCAGATCGCCATCGACGAGATCAACGCCAAGGGCGGCGTGCTCGGAGGCCGGAAGCTCGAGCTGGTCATCCGCGACGACGAGGGCAATCCGCAGAAGGGCGTCACCATCGCGCGCGAGCTGGTGGAGCGCGAGAAGGTCGTGGCCGTGTTCGGCGGGCTGCACACCACCGTGGCCCTGGCCCAGGTGCCCGTCTGGCACGAGCTCAAGACCCCGTACATGGGCGCGTGGGCGGCCGGCACCAACATCACGCGCAACGGGCAAAGCCCGAACTATGTCTTCCGCGTCTCCGCCAATGACGACTACGTCGACCGGTTCCTGTCCCGCTACGCCATGGAGACGATGAAGAAGAGCAAGCCCGGTCTCCTCCTCGAGAACACGCCCTGGGGGCAGTCGAACGAGACGGGGCTGACCAAGTGGTTCGGGGAAAAGGGCATCAAAGCGGTGGGCGTGGAGCGCTTCAACTGGGGCGATCCGGACATGAGCCCGCAGCTCCTCCGGCTCAAGAACGCCGGGGCCGATCACATCGTGCTCGTGGCCAATGCCCCCGAGGGCGCCCAGGTTCTGCGCTCCAAGGCCAAGCTCGGCTGGGACACGGCCATGATCTCGCACTGGGGGATCTCGGGCGGCCGCTTCGCCGAGTTGACGGGTGATCTCTCCGACGGCGTCGTCTTCCTGCAGACCTACACCTTCTTCGGCAAGCAGAACGAGCGCGGGCAGTACGTGCTCAAGATGCTGCGCGAGAAGCACGGCATCAAGGAGCCGGGCGACGTCATCGCGCCCGTGGGCACCGCCAACGCCTATGACGGCCTGCATCTCGTCGCCCTCGCCATCGAGCAGGCCGGCGCCACCGACGGCTCCAAGGTGCGGGATGCTCTCGAGAGCCTGAAGAGCGAGTACAAGGGCCTCATCAAGTCCTACAAGCGGCCCTTCACGGCCGAGCAGCACGACGCCTTGACGGACGAGGACTACGTCATGGTCGTGTGGAAAGGCGGCAAGATCGTTCCCGTCGCCCCGAGGTAG
- a CDS encoding sigma-54 dependent transcriptional regulator gives MPGEHILIVDDERAIQATLRGVLEDEGYRVTAVGSAQEALARLSDEAPDLVFLDIWMPGMDGLEALAEIKQRRPEAAVVMISGHATIETAVKATKLGAYDFVEKPLSLEKMLLVVTRTLEHARLQREHQQLLMRVERGQEIVGTSVVMEELRQQIMIAAPTNGRVLIHGENGSGKELVARAVHARSARAEGPFVEVNCAAIPEELIESELFGHERGAFTGAVARRRGKFELADGGTLFLDEIGDMSLKTQAKVLRVLEEQAFERVGGKETIRVDVRVLAASNQNLQEQITAGRFREDLFYRLSVIPIEVPPLRKRKEDIPTLVEHFISLFSAENGRRPKTISVEALAYFLAYDWPGNVRELRNMVERLVIMAPRDVIGPEDLPPPLRTREGGTAEEAQKDKTLKEAREAFERAYILGELRAHEWNMTRTAERLGIERSHLYRKLKSYGITPPKQ, from the coding sequence ATGCCCGGCGAGCACATCCTGATCGTGGACGACGAGCGCGCCATCCAGGCCACCCTGCGCGGAGTCCTGGAGGACGAGGGCTATCGCGTGACGGCGGTGGGCTCGGCCCAGGAAGCGCTGGCGCGACTCTCCGACGAGGCGCCGGATCTGGTCTTTCTCGACATCTGGATGCCCGGCATGGACGGCCTCGAGGCCCTGGCCGAGATCAAGCAGCGGCGGCCGGAGGCGGCGGTGGTGATGATCTCCGGCCACGCCACCATCGAGACGGCCGTCAAGGCGACCAAGCTCGGCGCCTACGACTTCGTCGAGAAACCGCTCTCGCTCGAGAAGATGCTGCTCGTGGTCACCCGCACCCTCGAGCATGCGCGGCTCCAGCGCGAGCACCAGCAGCTGCTCATGCGCGTCGAGCGCGGCCAGGAGATCGTGGGGACGAGCGTGGTCATGGAGGAGCTGCGCCAGCAGATCATGATCGCCGCGCCCACCAACGGCCGCGTGCTCATCCACGGAGAGAACGGCTCGGGCAAGGAGCTGGTGGCCCGCGCCGTCCACGCCCGCTCCGCGCGGGCGGAGGGGCCCTTCGTCGAGGTCAACTGCGCGGCCATCCCGGAAGAGCTCATCGAGTCCGAGCTCTTCGGGCACGAGCGCGGAGCCTTCACGGGCGCGGTGGCGCGCCGCCGCGGCAAGTTCGAGCTGGCCGACGGCGGCACCCTGTTCCTGGACGAGATCGGCGACATGAGCCTCAAGACCCAGGCCAAGGTCTTGCGCGTGCTCGAGGAGCAGGCCTTCGAGCGCGTGGGGGGCAAGGAGACCATACGCGTGGACGTGCGCGTGCTCGCCGCCTCCAACCAGAACTTGCAGGAGCAGATCACCGCCGGCCGCTTCCGCGAAGACCTCTTCTACCGACTCTCCGTCATCCCCATCGAGGTGCCCCCTCTCCGCAAGAGAAAAGAAGACATCCCGACCCTCGTCGAGCACTTCATCTCGCTCTTCTCGGCCGAGAACGGCCGGCGGCCCAAGACCATCTCGGTGGAGGCCCTGGCCTATTTCCTGGCCTATGACTGGCCGGGCAATGTCCGCGAGCTCAGGAACATGGTCGAGCGGCTCGTCATCATGGCCCCCCGCGACGTCATCGGGCCCGAAGACCTGCCGCCCCCCCTCCGCACGCGAGAAGGCGGGACAGCCGAAGAGGCCCAGAAGGACAAGACCCTCAAGGAGGCCCGCGAGGCTTTCGAGCGCGCCTATATCCTGGGTGAGCTGCGCGCGCACGAGTGGAACATGACGCGCACGGCCGAGCGGCTCGGCATCGAGCGCAGCCACCTCTATCGCAAGCTCAAGAGCTACGGGATCACGCCCCCCAAGCAGTAG